The following nucleotide sequence is from Pleurocapsa minor HA4230-MV1.
TCATCTTATTTACTAGTTATAAAAAAATCAGAAATATTATGATACCGAAGAAAGAAGTAATTGATATTGGTATTACTTGCGTACCTTTCGATGAACAAATGATGCTTATTTTGCGTTGGGCAAAAAGTAGAGCAAGCAAAGCTGTTTGTCTAGCAAATGTTCACATGTTGATGGAGGCACGACGAAATCCCTGGTACCAAGAAGTACTTCATCAAGCTGATTTAGTTACTCCAGACGGTAAGCCTTTAGTAATGATGTTACGTGGCTTGGGAATTATGGAGCAAAACCAAGTTTCTGGGATGAATGTTTTTGAACATCTCTGTGATTCAGCAGAAAAAGCAAATATATCCATTTATTTTTTGGGTTCTACCCCAGAAATTCTGGACAAGATGAAACAGAGAATCTCTAAAGATTATCCTATTCTCAAAATTGCTGGGATGAAATCTATTCCTTTTATGTCGGTTGATGAAATTCGCACCTCAAAAGACGAAGAGCTGATCGAAGAAGTCAACAATAGTGGTGCAGGAATTATTTTTGTCTGTCTGGGGTGTCCTAAACAAGAAGTCTGGATGTCTCAATATAAAGGCTCAATTAAAGGTGTGATGATTGGCGTAGGTGCTGTGTTCGCCATGTATGCAGGAATTACTCCCCGCGCACCCCATCTAGTTCAGGAGGCGGGAATGGAGTGGCTATATCGTCTGGCTCAAGAACCTAGTCGTCTCTGGCATCGATACAGTTCAACTATCCCTCCGTTTATGTATCTT
It contains:
- a CDS encoding WecB/TagA/CpsF family glycosyltransferase, with translation MIPKKEVIDIGITCVPFDEQMMLILRWAKSRASKAVCLANVHMLMEARRNPWYQEVLHQADLVTPDGKPLVMMLRGLGIMEQNQVSGMNVFEHLCDSAEKANISIYFLGSTPEILDKMKQRISKDYPILKIAGMKSIPFMSVDEIRTSKDEELIEEVNNSGAGIIFVCLGCPKQEVWMSQYKGSIKGVMIGVGAVFAMYAGITPRAPHLVQEAGMEWLYRLAQEPSRLWHRYSSTIPPFMYLAAKQLLNPGSVKSIFSQANLSLDIENLDFSPEKIGKILQEQNLLSTQELDQALLLQQLNPNLKLGEILVRNNSLSLPQLKFYLKNQNVKLGQLLVEKKILKENKLQELLLLQSTTERRLGSILIEKNNISKEQIEDILIEQYLRRKGLFLADLVD